CCCATTTCTCAAAGGGAAGTCCCTTGGAAGTGGAGTGGAATGTAGGCTAGAGCATCCAAAGAATCTGCCAGAGCTGAAGCCAGTGGGACTTGTCCAGGGATATCAACCCTGACCTAGAGGGGCACAGTGATTCCCTGGGGCTGTTCCATTCTCCAGGCCGGGCCTGGGTCAGTCCCAGTAGGACTCAGACAAGAAGAAAATGGGCTGATTTTTTTCACTGGTGAAGAGAGGGTGCAGAAAAATGTCCTACTCAGACCCAGACAGGCCTTGACTTAAAGCTTTGAAGCCTTTCCTCAGTTTGGGAAGACAAACAAGGAGAACCACACAGCTGGGAAAATGAGAGACAGAACCCTTAATGTGAGCCATCCACCAGGCCTGATTTTTCAGTACCAACTCTATCCCCCTGGGGCTGCTTCACCCCTCCTTCTAGAATCCTTTCTGCTCAAGCCTCCTCAGCAGGTCCCAGCATCACTCTGGAGACTCAGAAGGTGACAGGAGCTGGGTTACTCAATAGTTAGAGCAGGGATGCTGGATCTGAGAGTCCAGGTTGGCCCCTAGCTATGTGATCTCTAGCAAGTGACCTCACCTGTCTGAGCCTTccttcttttgaaataaaatgaggatgatCATGCCTAAAGGAGCTAAAGCATACAGTAGTTTCTCAAGCTTCTCAAGCTGAAGATGCGAGGCGATTCTCCATACAAATGAAGAGGCAACTGAGTTTCTGGCTGTCAGGTGTGCTGTACAAAATGTTTACCTTCTTGTCTCAGTCTTGAATGGACCAAGAAACAATATTTTATGGTCCCAGGTTGAAGCCTGTAAGGTAACCCGAAATTGGTTGAGGCTCTGGAAAGGGGCGTGGAGCAGACAGCGAGTGGGAGACCTGGGTCCTCTCCAGCGAGCGGGAGGATGAGCCCCGGGCGAGGTGGTGGTGGGGACGCCTCGGCCTGCACCTGGGGCCACTGTGAGTGTCTGAGCGGGAGCCCGTGCCTCCCCAGGGGCATCcccggggccgagggcgccctcCACCCACCGGGCCAGGCCTCCAGCCTTCGGTCGGAACCCACCCTGCCGCGGGTTGTCGGCTGGCTGTGGTCTGCCCTTTTTCCGAAGGTCCGGCCCGGTGCGCCCCGCGCGCTCCTGAGAGAGCCTGGTTCCCTCCCCAGGTAACACACCCAACCCCCCGGCCCCTGCCAGCCGCGCCCCGGGCTTGGGCCCGCAGGCCTCGCCCCTCACGGGTGTCTGGGGCCCCTTCCTTTGTTCTGAGACCCGTCGCTTCGGCCCTTCCTTCAACGCTAATTCGCTCCTCCGACCTCAGGTCTCCTGTCCCTGCCGCTGCGTCCCGAGGGGCAGAGGCCTCCGCTGGGCCCGGGGATGGGGCCCAAGCCGGCGACCGGGCCTGTGGCTGCCCTCAGCTGCATCCCCCACTGGTGCCACGAGGCTGCGCGTCGCCTCCGGATGGGACCTGGAGCGCGTGGACCAGCAGGTGTGCAGCGGCGAGTCCTCCACCAGCCGGGACTGCGGCAGCCCCAGGGCAGACCTCGGGACGGCCTCCTGGGAGAAAGGAGGGGCAAGTACAGGTTTCCTCCTTACCCCAAAGTAGAGAGTTCCTAAGCCAAGAAATGGTCTGGAACTTTCGGCCACTTTGCCTTATGGAAGGCCTATGTTGACACGGTTacttttttcataaaagtgaaaatcctcttagGATTTTCTTTTGGTTAGCGAAAACAGGTACTAACGTAGGTCTTTCATCAAAGCGAAGTGGCACTCAGAAAGTGGCACTTTTCTGGAAAGTAGTGCATGCTTCCGACTCTTGTTTTCCCCTCTGCACCCCAAGCCTCCTGCCCTCGGCTCCTTTAGCACTGGGAACATAGAAGCGTAGCTTATCCCATCACTGCAAAGCTTCAGCCAGCTGTCTGCCCTCTCAGACACCTGGGAGGGCCATGCCTGACTCCATTATCTTTGGTtgcctcatgtattttgaaactgTCTCCATATTAAGTGTTCAATTAATATCTGAATATCCAGCTAAATAAGTGaatcaatttaataaataaatccaCTGTCAGGTGTGTTTGGGGGCAAATGTGCTAAGCCTTCTTCATTCATCCCTATTGCCATACCATGCAAGCATCAAGTCATAAAATATTGTTTCTTGGTCCATTCAAGACTGAGACAAGAAGGTAAACATTTTGTACAGTACACCTGACAGCCAGAAACTCATTTACCTCCTCATTTGGATGGAGAATTGCCTCGCATCTTCATCTTGAAGTCTTGCTCTAGCTGGCCTGGGCTTCGACACAGCAGTGTGTGTTCAactgtttctgtttctcctcctgttCTCTGGAGTTGTTTTATTGAGAGTTTTGCCACCAGGTCTTGCCATCTATTATGAACATATTGTATGTAATGTTTTCCAAAGGAAATCTAAAAACACATAGAAGCCATACTGCACAACTACATGTATAGGAATACCTCCTGTCTACCTGCTGGGTGGCAAAATGAGCTGATGTTTCTGAGGGGTGAGGATTCTGCTTCTCACCAGGAAGGTCTGCCGTGTGTGACATGCGGGATGATTTCAAGGTGCAATTACTACGAATGCACAAATTTGGAAACTGTCCGCTTTCTCATGCCTACCTGATGTCAGAGCCACTGTGCCTGAGCTCTCATCAAGGgaataatcaaaatatttagcAACTGGTACAGACAGGCCCTGCTGAGTCAAAATGGCCACTGTTGGAACAGAGCACTAGAGGGTCTCTGCTGTGCCATAGATTAACTCTGCATTTGCAGGATCCTAGGGAAGACAGGGAAATCTGGGGGAGGCTTTGGGAAGGGGCTGTTTACCCACCAGCAGAGGCATCTTTCTATATTCTAACTAGTGCCACTGTGCCAGCCAATGTCAGCCCTGCTCTCTCCTCCACAACCTTATCCCTCCCGGCCCTTTTAGAGCTGTACTTGTCCTTTCTCTTCTACATCCGATGCCTATTTCCTACTTTTAGCCAGAGGCTGTACCATCTCCTCTTTCAGTGGTCCTCTCAGTATGGGAATATCTGTATCTGCAGTGGCATTTACAGGCAAGCATGGCCCAAGCCAGAAAACCCAAAACCCAgctgtgcatcagaatcaccaagGCAGTGCCTCAAAACTGACAGTCCGAGTCATCTGTACATCTATGGAGCCAGCCAGGTGACACTGATGTACAGCCAGTCTTAGAGGTCGCTGCCAGCCTCCTAAATCCAGGATCAGTAGGAAGCTCTGGGGCAACACTGGTACAAACACCCGAAAGTTCTTGGAAGGTGGGAGCTAAGAGCCACTCACAACAGCTTTTTCTTCCTGATGCATGTGGTCAACACCAGCAGAAAGAGCACTGTGGCCACGAGGATTCCTGCCACTGAGACAGCAGACATGATGATGTTCCTCTGTAGGAAGTGCAGAAGCTGTGCACACAGCCAATCTCTCTTTTGAACATCTAAATGAGAAGACAGTAAACAGAGAGAGACTACCATGCAGATCTGCAGCATACCTGTTAGTTCTGCTTGTAGCAGAAATAAAAACCTTAGCATCTTAGCCACAGCTCCAGATGGTCCTCTGCAAGAAACTGGCTCTGTTCAGGAAAATATGCTCATAAGCCTTTAGGTGGTGGAGGTGAGGTGCAGAGGGTATGAGCAGGCAAACAGCAAAGCCACGACTAAGGGTCAACAAACCAGTGTGTAGGCAGTAAGGAGAAGAATGGATGGGAGTTCagatggaggcaggaggcaggagcacTGGAGGAGGTGAAGAGTCCTATTGCCATGGCTTTTAAGACTATTCGGTTTTCAAGAGCAGTGATACCATCTCTTCTCTGCTGCCCCCCACCAGCTTCAGGAAATTctgccatatatatatacaggctCCCTTGTGTGTGCAGGTATGGGGGAACTCCATGCATAAGGTAGATGGGATGCTAGAGAAGATCCTGAGCTCTTACAGCCCCCTAGGGATCTGCAGAGCTCTTGAAGGTAGGTTTGGGGCACAGCCACCAACCAGGGGCCTGGAAGAACAGGTGATCTTAGCTAGATGTCAACAGAAGGAGACCCCAGCCAACATCGGGGACTCCTAGAATCCACCCAATTTGTAATGTGACCAAAAGAGGGATCAGGAAAATGGGGCACAGAGGTACAGTGACAGGAATCGGATGGCTTCATGTAGAGAGCTACTGATGGAGCCTAGTGATGCCGGCCAGGGAACCCGGCCTTCCTCGGTTCTGGGGAGAAAGCTGGGCATGTCGCCCTCCTCCTTCCATCTACACTATGTCAAGAGGGAGCAGCATTAAGCCACTCTCAGGGCTCTATAGGAAGAGTTCAGCACTGAATTTCTTAGAGTTAGGAAGTGACACCAGTTATAATCTTGATAGCAGATGGCTACACAGAGGGAGTATACTAGGCTTGGTACAGGCACACTGCCATGATGGGCAAGTTTCTACCCACTCTGAATGAGCCCAGGCTCAGATAACCCAAGGCTAAAGATCAGAGACTAGGTTAACATTTGGCATTTAACCACTCCTGGTTGTCAGAAAGCCTCAGTGCACAGTAATGGATGGTGCCCATGTTATGAATGATGGTGgctacataaaagaaaaaacataaaagtgGCATCTTTTTTGAAATGGTGGTC
This genomic interval from Manis javanica isolate MJ-LG chromosome 1, MJ_LKY, whole genome shotgun sequence contains the following:
- the C1H2orf92 gene encoding uncharacterized protein C2orf92 homolog, coding for MGHISEEKRDKEPSLFDRDVGKQLTTVDKEILTGAILSDVQKRDWLCAQLLHFLQRNIIMSAVSVAGILVATVLFLLVLTTCIRKKKLLFPLENITYNMFIIDGKTWWQNSQ